One window from the genome of Dioscorea cayenensis subsp. rotundata cultivar TDr96_F1 chromosome 3, TDr96_F1_v2_PseudoChromosome.rev07_lg8_w22 25.fasta, whole genome shotgun sequence encodes:
- the LOC120252838 gene encoding LOW QUALITY PROTEIN: uncharacterized protein LOC120252838 (The sequence of the model RefSeq protein was modified relative to this genomic sequence to represent the inferred CDS: substituted 1 base at 1 genomic stop codon), whose product MGTKENRYFFPLTSLQIGDLQSYLSQLTIFLAPESNKLFILVDNRPWLTDLDTRPAHLWQLMVTKSRLSPFANTRGRRREGKGFTTKFNLGDTSTERKDAGQKLDFGDGSRPANLKGNRLYRWFSLIDAALYQEKAIIPMRKLKNSFLLNKELHHTLYGFIVFEVAWSHVRGINYLNELQTDTSMALEAKSMKRWEFDSVEQAAHHISSWFSGTYLERFLLQNFLDSIYVVSDVFYDAQEDIVENPCENSAEQTNYYNHVLVESFHSEGSGKSMVDFGETEHTMNSLYTPPPATGPYKRRKIIKSTSIGSELEEVSDESYSEIVSSPRYSMPSSPSFSSNSENELLIFXSTNYKDVLILFRFNDHDLPFRLKDIIMSDLRLLTLLEYGLPSWVTFLQSYPVFCKIYRPWMCPLARAFYVLISIVTVLIGFYDLYKNVPLLKATVARLFGPFFEWIENWEMISRIRYLGTMLFLHNFEKAVKWFLMITRASRSLLSVIMKPFIGPVMELVGFILPFWNICLETVESLSSMLLVLFGSTCNMALGILHVILWPFWFIFSVIWNVATSVIYPVIWVFWEILVSPFRMVLAIASVFTTIFSRTYYILRETWLSIVLMFQFGTSSEAALSAYEPSMWRSLWNDLFSQVFRAIRSILYGFVAFFTTCNRHRLSIYNHIQEFLLRLSCARRRSNRSKFIAGCQTRVKIPLGERKKLSTKYPLQSQERLNRRSRKKDKVHKTEEEPSESP is encoded by the exons ATGGGGACCAAGGAGAACAGATATTTTTTCCCTCTGACGAGTTTGCAGATTGG GGATTTGCAATCCTATCTTTCACAGTTAACTATTTTTTTGGCCCCTGAGAGCAACAAGCTCTTTATCCTAGTTGACAATAGACCATGGTTGACTGACCTAGACACAAGGCCTGCTCATCTATGGCAATTGATGGTTACAAAG TCTCGATTGTCTCCTTTTGCAAACACCAGGGGAAGGAGGAGAGAGGGAAAGGGCTTCACAACAAAGTTTAATTTAGGGGATACCTCAACTGAGAGAAAGGATGCTGGGCAAAAACTCGACTTTGGAGATGGCTCAAGACCTGCCAATTTGAAGGGGAATAGGTTGTATAGATGGTTTTCCTTGATAGATGCAGCATTATACCAAGAGAAAGCCATAATACCtatgagaaaattaaaaaactccTTTCTGTTGAATAAAGAGTTGCATCATACTCTGtatggttttattgtttttgaagtGGCATGGTCTCATGTTCGTGGTATCAACTATTTGAATGAATTGCAG ACTGACACCTCTATGGCATTGGAGGCTAAGTCTATGAAAAGGTGGGAATTTGACAGTGTTGAACAAGCTGCACACCACATTTCTTCATGGTTTTCAGGAACCTACCTTGAGCGGTTTCTCTTGCAGAATTTTTTGGATAGTATCTATGTCGTAA GTGATGTCTTTTATGATGCTCAAGAAGATATTGTGGAGAACCCTTGTGAAAACTCTGCAGAACAGACGAATTATTATAATCATGTCCTTGTGGAGAGCTTCCATTCTGAAGGCTCTGGCAAATCTATGGTTGATTTTGGAGAAACAGAACACACTATGAACTCACTTTACACACCACCTCCGGCTACTGGACCTtacaagagaagaaaaataattaaatcaacaagCATTGGAAGTGAATTAGAAGAGGTTTCTGATGAATCATACAGTGAAATAGTGAGCTCTCCAAGATATTCGATGCCTTCATCTCCTAGTTTCagctcaaatagtgaaaatgagttgttaattttttagtCTACCAATTACAAGGATGTCTTAATTCTTTTTAGATTCAATGATCATGATTTGCCATTTAGATTGAAGGACATAATCATGTCTGATCTGAGGCTTCTTACTTTGTTGGAATATGGACTTCCTTCTTGGGTGACTTTCCTTCAGTCATATCCAGTATTCTGCAAAATCTATCGGCCATGGATGTGCCCTTTAGCAAGGGCTTTCTATGTTCTGATTTCTATTGTCACAGTCCTTATAGGATTTTATGACCTTTATAAAAATGTCCCACTTTTAAAAGCAACGGTGGCACGCTTGTTTGGGCCCTTTTTTGAGTGGATTGAAAATTGGGAAATGATTTCAAGGATCAGATATTTGGGAACAATGTTGTTTCTTCATAACTTTGAGAAAGCAGTCAAGTGGTTCCTTATGATTACACGAGCCAGTAGATCGTTGCTTTCAGTTATTATGAAGCCTTTCATTGGGCCAGTTATGGAACTTGTAGGATTCATTCTTCCTTTCTGGAATATTTGTCTGGAAACAGTGGAGAGCTTGAGTTCTATGTTATTGGTCTTGTTTGGATCTACATGCAATATGGCCCTGGGCATATTGCATGTTATACTTTGGCCTTTCTGGTTCATCTTCAGTGTCATATGGAATGTTG CAACATCTGTCATATACCCTGTCATTTGGGTCTTCTGGGAGATATTGGTGTCGCCTTTTCGTATGGTACTTGCTATAGCAAGTGTCTTTACAACAATATTCTCCCGCACCTATTATATCCTGAGAGAGACTTGGTTATCTATTGTGCTTATGTTTCAGTTTGGAACCTCATCTGAAGCTGCATTGAGTGCCTATGAACCATCTATGTGGCGTTCACTTTGGAATGACCTCTTTTCTCAG GTTTTCCGTGCAATTCGAAGCATTTTATATGGTTTTGTTGCATTTTTCACGACTTGCAATAGGCATAGGTTGAG TATTTACAATCACATTCAAGAGTTCCTTCTGCGCTTATCTTGTGCTAGACGTAGATCAAACCGTTCAAAATTTATTGCTGGCTGTCAAACTAGAGTGAAAATTCCA TtgggagaaagaaagaaacttaGTACCAA ATACCCATTGCAATCACAAGAGAGACTGAATAGGAGGAGCAGGAAGAAGGATAAAGTTCATAAGACCGAAGAAGAGCCAAGTGAAAGTCCATAG